In one Sphingomonas hankookensis genomic region, the following are encoded:
- a CDS encoding Rne/Rng family ribonuclease codes for MLIDARHREETRVAVVKGNRIEEFDFESAERKQLKGNIYLAKVTRVEPSLQAAFVDYGGNRHGFLAFSEIHPDYYQIPKEDRDALLAEEAAHAAEEAALRAGDHDDDLDYDDHDEDAEGGVEVVERDEEDDEHHDEEDGEAPAPRKRKNGGDDAAVEALRQRRLNLRRRYKIQDVIRRRQVLLVQVVKEERGNKGAALTTYLSLAGRYCVLMPNTAHGGGISRKISSAADRKRLKSIMAELTLPASMGCIVRTAGLQRSRQEIKRDFDYLARLWDGIREQTLTSSAPALVYGDSDLIKRAIRDIYNKDIDEVIVEGEDGFRHAKDYMRLLMPAHARRVKQYADAVPLFQRAHVEDQLAAMYNPVVQLKSGGYLVINPTEALVSIDINSGRSTREHNIEQTATATNLEAAQEIARQLRLRDMAGLVVIDFIDMDHGSNVRKVEKAMKEALKNDRARIQVGRISAFGLMEMSRQRLRTGVLEASTRQCPHCEGTGLVRTASSAGLSALRLIEDEAARGRGSLIVLRASQEAAFYVLNKKRADIAEVEDRYGVTVEIVPDAEIEGARMAVEASGPPPAHPPKVEPLVVIDDEDDAYEDIEDEIDDEVEEDAVEEVARTPRGDDEGEGRGKRRRRRRGRRGRNREEGEAGDDADTAEDADDAADEAGDDEVEASTDTAPEAEQADEGTRRKRRRRGRRGGRRGEGAFDAADGAGAVADLPIEDDASEDVAEAAPEPVAEPEVVEAAPAPAPKRTRRRPSARAKVGDVTEAAPAEPEVVEAGDAAPIVTPEPVETPKVDAEPVADAPKPKRTRKRKADVDAEVEAPAPAPAEPEAEAEAAPKKRRAPRRKAAAPAEAPAEEAAPVVEAPAAPVEEVQAEEPAADASASPRRGWWQRTFGN; via the coding sequence ATGTTGATCGACGCTCGCCACCGGGAGGAAACCCGGGTCGCCGTCGTCAAGGGTAACCGGATCGAGGAATTCGATTTCGAATCGGCCGAGCGCAAGCAGCTCAAGGGCAATATCTATCTGGCCAAGGTGACGCGGGTCGAACCGTCGTTGCAGGCGGCGTTCGTAGATTATGGCGGCAACCGCCACGGCTTCCTCGCTTTCAGCGAAATCCACCCCGACTATTACCAGATTCCTAAGGAAGATCGCGACGCGCTGCTGGCCGAGGAAGCCGCGCATGCCGCCGAGGAAGCGGCGCTGCGCGCGGGCGACCATGACGACGACCTCGATTACGACGATCACGACGAGGATGCCGAAGGCGGCGTCGAAGTCGTCGAGCGCGACGAGGAAGACGACGAGCATCACGACGAAGAGGATGGCGAGGCTCCGGCCCCGCGCAAGCGCAAGAATGGCGGCGACGATGCCGCCGTGGAAGCGCTGCGCCAGCGCCGGCTGAACCTGCGTCGCCGCTACAAGATCCAGGACGTCATTCGCCGGCGGCAGGTGCTGCTGGTGCAGGTCGTCAAGGAAGAGCGCGGCAACAAGGGTGCGGCGCTGACGACCTATCTGTCGCTTGCCGGCCGCTATTGCGTGCTGATGCCCAACACCGCGCATGGCGGCGGCATTTCGCGCAAGATCAGCTCGGCCGCCGACCGCAAGCGGTTGAAGTCGATCATGGCCGAACTGACGCTGCCGGCGTCAATGGGCTGCATCGTCCGCACCGCCGGGCTCCAGCGCTCGCGTCAGGAGATCAAGCGCGACTTCGATTACCTCGCCCGCCTGTGGGACGGGATTCGCGAACAGACGCTGACCTCGTCGGCGCCCGCGCTCGTCTATGGCGACAGCGACCTGATCAAGAGGGCGATCCGCGATATCTACAACAAGGATATCGACGAGGTGATCGTCGAGGGCGAGGACGGCTTCCGCCACGCCAAGGACTATATGCGGTTGCTGATGCCGGCGCATGCCCGCCGGGTGAAGCAATATGCCGATGCCGTGCCGCTGTTCCAGCGTGCGCATGTCGAGGATCAGCTGGCCGCGATGTACAATCCGGTCGTGCAGCTGAAGTCGGGCGGCTATCTGGTCATCAACCCGACCGAGGCTTTGGTGTCGATCGACATCAACTCAGGGAGGTCGACCCGCGAACATAATATCGAACAGACCGCGACCGCGACGAACCTCGAAGCGGCGCAGGAAATCGCCCGCCAGCTGCGCCTGCGCGACATGGCCGGTCTCGTCGTGATCGACTTCATCGACATGGACCACGGATCGAACGTCCGTAAGGTCGAGAAGGCGATGAAGGAGGCGCTGAAGAACGATCGCGCACGCATCCAGGTCGGCCGCATCTCCGCCTTCGGCCTGATGGAAATGAGCCGGCAGCGGCTGCGCACCGGCGTGCTTGAGGCATCGACCCGCCAGTGCCCGCATTGCGAGGGCACCGGGCTGGTCCGCACCGCATCGTCGGCGGGCCTGTCGGCGCTGCGTCTGATCGAGGACGAAGCGGCGCGTGGTCGCGGCTCGCTGATCGTGCTGCGCGCCAGCCAGGAAGCGGCCTTCTATGTCCTGAACAAGAAGCGCGCCGACATCGCCGAGGTCGAGGACCGCTATGGCGTGACCGTCGAGATCGTGCCCGATGCCGAGATCGAGGGCGCACGCATGGCGGTCGAAGCCTCCGGCCCGCCGCCCGCGCATCCGCCGAAGGTCGAGCCGCTGGTCGTCATCGACGACGAGGACGATGCCTATGAGGACATCGAGGACGAGATCGACGACGAGGTCGAGGAGGACGCCGTCGAGGAAGTCGCCCGTACCCCGCGCGGCGACGACGAAGGTGAAGGACGCGGCAAGCGCCGTCGCCGCCGGCGCGGTCGTCGCGGTCGCAATCGGGAGGAAGGCGAAGCCGGCGACGACGCCGACACGGCCGAAGACGCGGACGATGCCGCGGATGAAGCTGGCGACGACGAGGTCGAGGCATCGACCGACACCGCTCCCGAAGCCGAACAGGCCGATGAAGGCACCCGGCGCAAGCGTCGCCGGCGCGGCCGTCGGGGCGGTCGCCGCGGCGAGGGTGCGTTCGACGCGGCCGATGGTGCCGGCGCCGTTGCCGACCTGCCGATCGAGGACGATGCGAGCGAGGACGTCGCCGAAGCCGCGCCCGAGCCGGTCGCCGAACCGGAGGTCGTCGAGGCGGCCCCTGCCCCTGCGCCCAAGCGTACCCGCCGCCGCCCGAGCGCCCGCGCGAAGGTCGGCGACGTGACCGAGGCGGCGCCGGCCGAGCCGGAGGTCGTCGAGGCGGGGGATGCCGCGCCGATCGTCACCCCCGAACCGGTCGAAACGCCGAAGGTCGATGCCGAGCCGGTCGCCGACGCGCCCAAGCCGAAGCGGACCCGCAAGCGCAAGGCGGACGTGGACGCCGAGGTCGAGGCCCCTGCCCCCGCCCCGGCAGAACCGGAAGCGGAAGCGGAAGCCGCGCCCAAGAAGCGCCGTGCGCCGCGTCGCAAGGCGGCCGCTCCGGCAGAAGCGCCGGCCGAGGAAGCCGCGCCCGTCGTGGAAGCGCCGGCAGCGCCTGTCGAAGAGGTCCAGGCCGAGGAGCCTGCCGCTGACGCTTCGGCATCGCCGCGTCGCGGCTGGTGGCAGCGCACCTTCGGCAACTGA
- a CDS encoding N-acetylmuramoyl-L-alanine amidase, with amino-acid sequence MDLRWTGNAIGRHSAPMGAWLAFLSIWFGVPVAAQTVDTVDVADDRITIRLDAAATAASSFVLAGPDRLVVDLDGVRPGGRSESGGGVRAVRQGTREGGSRIVFDLDRPLIVTAGRFSDDGRRLTLTLSNAAPQRYARATTAGRMRFQPQIAMATVVPASSSAAMIVDRRQRATASVPIPARRRGHRLPRIEGDVDRPLVVIDAGHGGHDPGAISPHGGMQEKDLTLKTARAVRDVLLASGRVRVALTRDRDEFLVLQERYAIARRLGASLFISIHCDSADNPQATGASIYTLSEVASDREAARLAARENKADILAGVDLGRQSADISSILIDLTQRETMNASAGFARLLGREATGVIPLKPNYHRMASLMVLKAPDLPSILFETGYLSNEADAQRLDSVEGRRAIAKSVERAVEVYFARRLAAR; translated from the coding sequence ATGGATTTGCGCTGGACCGGAAATGCGATTGGGCGGCATAGCGCGCCGATGGGCGCATGGCTGGCCTTTCTGTCGATCTGGTTCGGCGTCCCCGTCGCCGCACAGACGGTCGATACCGTCGATGTCGCCGACGACCGCATCACCATCCGCCTCGATGCCGCCGCTACCGCCGCGTCCAGCTTCGTGCTCGCCGGGCCCGACCGCCTCGTCGTCGACCTAGACGGCGTGCGTCCGGGCGGGCGCAGCGAATCGGGCGGCGGCGTGCGGGCGGTGCGTCAGGGAACGCGCGAGGGCGGCAGCCGGATCGTGTTCGATCTCGACCGGCCGCTGATCGTCACCGCCGGGCGCTTTTCGGATGACGGGCGGCGGCTCACCCTGACGCTCAGCAACGCCGCGCCCCAGCGCTATGCCCGCGCGACCACCGCCGGGCGGATGCGGTTCCAGCCGCAGATCGCGATGGCGACCGTGGTGCCTGCATCGTCCTCAGCGGCGATGATCGTCGACCGGCGCCAGCGCGCGACTGCGTCGGTCCCGATCCCCGCCCGTCGTCGCGGCCATCGCCTGCCCCGCATCGAAGGGGATGTCGACCGGCCGCTGGTGGTGATCGATGCCGGCCATGGCGGGCATGATCCGGGTGCCATCTCACCCCATGGCGGGATGCAGGAAAAGGACCTGACGCTGAAGACCGCGCGCGCCGTGCGCGACGTGCTGCTGGCGAGCGGGCGGGTACGCGTGGCGCTGACCCGCGACCGCGACGAATTCCTCGTGCTGCAGGAACGCTATGCGATCGCGCGGCGGCTGGGGGCCAGCCTGTTCATCTCGATCCACTGCGACAGCGCCGATAACCCGCAGGCGACCGGCGCCAGCATCTATACCCTGTCCGAAGTCGCCTCCGACCGCGAGGCCGCGCGCCTCGCCGCGCGTGAGAACAAGGCCGACATCCTCGCCGGCGTAGATCTCGGCCGCCAGAGCGCCGATATCTCGTCGATCCTGATCGACCTGACCCAGCGCGAGACGATGAACGCCTCGGCTGGCTTCGCCCGGCTGCTGGGCCGCGAAGCGACCGGCGTCATACCGCTCAAGCCCAATTATCACCGCATGGCGTCGCTGATGGTGCTCAAAGCGCCCGACCTGCCCTCGATCCTGTTCGAAACCGGCTATCTGTCGAACGAAGCGGACGCCCAGCGGCTCGATTCGGTCGAGGGTCGCCGCGCGATCGCCAAAAGCGTGGAACGCGCGGTCGAGGTCTATTTCGCGCGGCGGCTGGCGGCGCGCTGA
- a CDS encoding anti-sigma factor, producing MTPEDQALAGELALGLLDGEERAQALRRTLSDPDFAREVEWWRAHFATMLAEVRPVPAPQGLIDNIGAPSLPKPRNRLRLVVPAALTAVAAAALLMILRPTPTVLPPVDRSPAVTLLAALQSSDGAGTPISAIVDRGAGQIRVVATGIAPAGKAAQLWVIRDGVPRSLGLLSDTGTTRLALTATEREALQAGLVLAISIEPPGGSPQATPTGPVVASGPLTAI from the coding sequence GTGACGCCTGAGGATCAAGCGCTTGCCGGCGAACTGGCATTAGGGCTGCTCGATGGAGAGGAACGCGCACAGGCTCTGCGCCGGACGCTGTCCGATCCGGACTTTGCGCGCGAGGTCGAATGGTGGCGCGCGCATTTCGCTACGATGCTCGCCGAGGTTCGGCCGGTTCCCGCGCCGCAGGGACTGATCGACAACATCGGCGCACCGTCATTACCGAAACCGCGCAACCGCCTGCGACTGGTCGTTCCGGCCGCGCTCACCGCTGTCGCCGCAGCCGCCTTGTTGATGATCCTGCGCCCGACCCCAACCGTATTGCCGCCGGTCGACCGATCGCCGGCGGTGACGTTGCTTGCCGCACTGCAATCGTCGGATGGTGCAGGAACGCCGATCAGCGCGATCGTCGATCGTGGAGCGGGGCAGATCCGGGTGGTTGCGACCGGTATCGCACCCGCAGGCAAGGCCGCGCAGCTCTGGGTCATTCGCGATGGCGTGCCCCGTTCGCTCGGGCTGTTGTCGGACACGGGAACGACTCGTCTTGCATTGACAGCGACTGAGCGGGAGGCGTTGCAGGCAGGATTAGTGCTTGCCATCTCGATCGAGCCTCCGGGCGGATCGCCGCAGGCGACACCGACAGGCCCGGTCGTCGCCAGCGGACCGCTGACCGCGATCTGA
- a CDS encoding sigma-70 family RNA polymerase sigma factor: MKDRPADPYQARVAICELLHRVGTADRAALGQLYELTASSLFGICLRICQERSAAEDVLHEVFQLIWNRAGTFVPTAAHPMSWLGTIARNRSIDWVRGHGKRRMRPIEDADQIADDTPDQLAVLERTEEAQRLYDCLDALEPRQRDTLRTAFFGGLTYAQLAEDKGVPEPTVRSWARRGLLNLRGCVRDA, encoded by the coding sequence GTGAAGGATCGTCCGGCCGACCCGTATCAAGCGCGCGTCGCGATTTGCGAATTGCTGCACCGCGTCGGTACGGCGGACCGTGCAGCTTTGGGGCAGCTGTACGAACTCACCGCATCGTCGCTGTTCGGCATCTGCTTACGAATCTGCCAGGAACGCAGTGCGGCCGAAGACGTCCTGCACGAGGTTTTCCAGCTGATCTGGAACCGGGCGGGCACCTTCGTGCCGACCGCGGCGCATCCGATGTCGTGGTTGGGAACGATCGCCCGCAACCGGTCGATCGACTGGGTGCGCGGGCATGGCAAGCGGCGGATGCGGCCGATCGAAGATGCAGACCAGATTGCCGACGACACGCCCGACCAGCTCGCCGTCCTCGAGCGCACGGAGGAAGCGCAGCGTCTGTACGATTGCCTCGATGCGCTAGAGCCTCGGCAGCGCGATACCCTTCGTACCGCATTTTTCGGCGGATTGACCTACGCCCAGCTGGCCGAGGACAAGGGCGTACCCGAACCGACGGTACGCAGCTGGGCACGTCGTGGCCTGCTCAATTTGCGGGGATGCGTCCGTGACGCCTGA
- a CDS encoding SixA phosphatase family protein yields MKTLTLLRHAKSGWDDPALSDYERPLNAKGARAATAMGAHARQAGLTFDTVVASSAKRVVETLDHFRRGFGAMPEARHDRTLYLASAGTMLDVIRALPADAERALLVGHNPGLEDLVLLLSADSNPLRGAVEEKFPTASVAVLELDGDWAGACDGCGHLTSFVRPRDLDPSLGPNHD; encoded by the coding sequence ATGAAGACGCTGACGCTGCTGCGCCATGCCAAGTCGGGCTGGGACGATCCGGCGCTCAGCGATTACGAACGGCCCCTCAATGCCAAGGGTGCACGCGCCGCGACCGCGATGGGTGCCCATGCGCGACAGGCCGGGCTGACCTTCGACACGGTGGTTGCCAGTTCGGCGAAGCGGGTGGTCGAGACGCTCGACCATTTCCGGCGTGGGTTTGGCGCGATGCCTGAGGCCCGCCACGATCGCACGCTCTACCTCGCCTCGGCCGGCACGATGCTCGACGTCATCCGCGCGTTGCCCGCCGATGCGGAGCGCGCGCTGCTGGTCGGGCATAATCCGGGGCTGGAAGACCTCGTCCTGCTGCTGTCGGCGGATAGCAATCCGTTGCGCGGGGCGGTGGAAGAGAAATTCCCGACCGCCAGCGTCGCGGTGCTCGAGCTGGACGGCGACTGGGCCGGAGCATGCGACGGGTGCGGGCACCTGACGAGCTTCGTGCGCCCGCGCGATCTCGATCCGTCGCTGGGGCCGAATCACGATTAG
- a CDS encoding ATP-dependent DNA helicase: MLPYPALHASHSGVWIATRDGTREVSRGEAIALVADTPTIVLNAPLIGQRLGYAELSGLDLLELFAFVHPARFAVPTPKGIAQALDLPLPADEAGIADLLRRAAAALIATASAPWAEQEGAWTAARSLFRLRWPWAPALGQVLPKPDTAERWLFSKLPEWEEAPPRAHPRTVTLAPDAVAERLASLTGSAAEARPGQRAFAAAAAVAFAPRVARDTPNLVLAEAGTGIGKTLGYLAPASLWSETADGAVWVSTFTKALQRQLAQESTRVFPDPAVRRAKVVTRKGRENYLCLLNLEDALQGGFQGRAAVLAQLVARWAAYSADGDMVGGDLPGWLPTLFRRNGSTALTDRRGECIYAGCPHYRKCFIERAARASAQADIVIANHALVMVNAARGRETGTRPTRYVFDEGHHLFEAADAMFSAALTGMEAIEIRRWVLGPEGGGRGRRRGLAARLSDVASYDAAGGEAVVAAVDAARLLPAEGWLSRIQEGNPFGPVEELLACVRGAVFARAKDGEAGYGLETELSEPPPELVDAAGPAAQALDALLRPLIALGKRLEAVLTEGPDWMDGPARARIEGAIASLGWRAETVAAWGRLLARIGGPVDPDFVDWMTVDRVEGREYDMGLHRHWLDPSRPFAEKVLKPAHGVLVTSATLRAGGDWDVADARVGAPHLLRQPSHFEAVSPFAYARQAEVLIVTDVKRGDLPALANAYGRLIVAAGGGTLGLFTAIRRLRGVHARIADRLARDGLPLYAQHVDPIDTGTLVDIFRDDPRASLIGTDALRDGVDVPGHSLRMVVMEGVPWVKPGVLHAARRLAGGGSAYDDRMVRARLAQAFGRLIRRADDRGLFVLLSAAMPSRLLGAFPKGTPVIRCTLDEAVARALSLGAEVGHGAQALPMEPPL; this comes from the coding sequence ATGCTCCCCTATCCCGCCCTGCACGCCAGCCATTCGGGCGTCTGGATCGCGACCCGCGACGGCACGCGCGAGGTCAGCCGGGGGGAGGCGATCGCGCTGGTCGCGGATACGCCGACGATCGTGCTCAACGCGCCGCTGATCGGGCAACGGCTGGGCTATGCCGAGCTGTCCGGGCTCGACCTATTGGAGCTGTTTGCCTTCGTCCATCCCGCGCGCTTCGCGGTGCCGACGCCCAAGGGGATCGCGCAGGCGCTCGACCTGCCGCTGCCGGCGGACGAAGCGGGCATCGCCGACCTGTTGCGGCGGGCGGCGGCGGCGCTGATCGCGACCGCGTCTGCGCCCTGGGCCGAACAGGAAGGCGCGTGGACCGCCGCGCGGTCGCTGTTCCGGCTGCGCTGGCCCTGGGCACCGGCGCTGGGGCAGGTGCTGCCCAAGCCGGATACCGCCGAACGCTGGCTGTTCAGCAAATTGCCTGAATGGGAGGAGGCGCCGCCGCGTGCCCATCCGCGCACGGTGACGCTGGCACCCGATGCGGTTGCCGAGCGGCTGGCGAGCCTGACCGGGAGTGCGGCGGAGGCACGGCCGGGACAGCGCGCCTTTGCCGCTGCCGCCGCCGTTGCCTTTGCCCCGCGCGTGGCGCGCGACACGCCCAATCTGGTGCTGGCGGAGGCCGGGACCGGCATCGGCAAGACCTTGGGCTATCTCGCCCCCGCGTCGCTCTGGTCCGAGACCGCCGATGGCGCGGTGTGGGTATCGACCTTTACCAAGGCGTTGCAACGCCAGCTGGCGCAGGAAAGCACCCGTGTCTTTCCCGATCCCGCCGTGCGCCGCGCGAAGGTGGTGACGCGCAAGGGGCGCGAGAATTATCTGTGCCTGCTGAACCTCGAGGACGCGCTGCAGGGCGGGTTTCAGGGGCGGGCGGCGGTGCTGGCGCAACTGGTCGCGCGCTGGGCGGCATACAGCGCCGATGGCGACATGGTCGGCGGCGACCTGCCCGGCTGGCTGCCGACGCTGTTCCGGCGCAACGGGTCGACCGCGCTGACCGACCGGCGGGGCGAGTGCATCTATGCCGGCTGCCCGCATTACCGCAAATGCTTCATCGAACGCGCGGCGCGGGCATCGGCGCAGGCGGATATCGTCATCGCCAACCATGCGCTGGTGATGGTCAACGCCGCGCGGGGACGCGAAACCGGCACGCGGCCGACACGCTATGTCTTCGACGAGGGCCATCACCTGTTCGAGGCGGCCGACGCGATGTTCTCCGCCGCGCTGACGGGCATGGAGGCGATCGAGATCCGCCGCTGGGTGCTGGGGCCGGAAGGCGGCGGGCGCGGGCGGCGGCGGGGACTGGCGGCGCGGCTGTCCGATGTCGCGAGCTATGACGCAGCGGGCGGCGAGGCGGTTGTGGCGGCGGTCGATGCCGCGCGACTGCTGCCGGCCGAGGGGTGGCTGTCGCGGATTCAGGAAGGCAATCCGTTCGGGCCGGTCGAGGAACTGCTCGCCTGCGTCCGCGGTGCGGTCTTCGCCCGCGCGAAGGATGGCGAGGCGGGCTATGGGCTGGAGACCGAACTCAGCGAACCGCCGCCCGAGCTGGTCGATGCCGCCGGCCCGGCCGCGCAGGCGCTGGACGCGCTGCTGCGGCCCCTCATAGCGCTCGGCAAGCGGCTGGAGGCGGTGCTGACCGAAGGGCCGGACTGGATGGACGGGCCGGCGCGGGCGCGGATCGAGGGGGCGATCGCTTCGCTTGGCTGGCGGGCGGAGACGGTCGCCGCATGGGGTCGGCTGCTCGCGCGGATCGGCGGGCCGGTCGATCCCGATTTCGTCGACTGGATGACGGTCGACCGGGTCGAGGGCCGCGAATATGACATGGGCCTGCATCGCCATTGGCTCGACCCCAGCCGCCCCTTCGCCGAAAAAGTGCTGAAGCCCGCGCATGGCGTGCTGGTTACCTCCGCTACCTTACGCGCCGGCGGCGACTGGGACGTGGCAGATGCGCGCGTCGGCGCGCCGCACCTGCTGCGCCAGCCGAGCCATTTCGAGGCGGTCAGCCCGTTCGCCTACGCGCGACAGGCCGAGGTGCTGATCGTCACCGATGTGAAGCGCGGCGACCTGCCCGCGCTCGCCAATGCCTATGGCCGACTGATCGTTGCGGCCGGCGGCGGCACGCTGGGACTGTTCACCGCGATCCGACGGCTGCGCGGCGTGCATGCGCGGATTGCCGACCGGTTGGCGCGTGACGGGCTGCCGCTCTATGCCCAGCATGTCGATCCGATCGATACCGGCACGCTGGTCGATATCTTTCGCGACGATCCGCGCGCCTCGCTGATCGGCACCGATGCGCTGCGCGACGGGGTCGATGTGCCCGGCCATTCGCTGAGGATGGTGGTGATGGAGGGGGTGCCATGGGTGAAGCCCGGCGTGCTCCACGCCGCGCGCCGGCTGGCGGGGGGCGGCAGCGCCTATGACGACCGGATGGTCCGCGCGCGCCTCGCCCAGGCGTTCGGGCGGCTGATCCGCCGCGCCGACGATCGCGGGCTGTTCGTGCTGCTGTCGGCCGCCATGCCATCGCGGTTGCTCGGCGCGTTTCCCAAAGGAACACCGGTCATCCGCTGCACGCTGGACGAGGCGGTCGCGCGCGCTCTTTCCTTGGGAGCCGAAGTCGGGCATGGGGCGCAGGCCCTGCCGATGGAGCCGCCGCTATGA
- a CDS encoding bestrophin family protein translates to MIVSDAPRLSRIVAEVWKPALALFIWDVIVTVVYFVLPFKAPSLPLTIFGSALALFLGFRVNSAYARWWEGRSLWGLMINASRNLARGAIAFIGPEDEGPKRDLKRSIALRHIAYVNALRCQLRRLDSKDDVHRFLSREEAGEPLGRTNVANGLLDGTGARIGEAQRRGWIDSIQQTSLESVLIDIANAQGGMERIKNTPLPVQYRFLPSLFTRLFCIVLPIGLVETLGIATPLGSGLAGLMFLAVLQIGEDLADPFANTVHDLPLTAMCRTIEIDLLQAIGDSAPEPLKPEKGVLW, encoded by the coding sequence ATGATCGTATCCGACGCCCCCCGCCTGTCCCGCATCGTCGCCGAAGTCTGGAAGCCGGCGCTCGCCCTGTTCATCTGGGACGTGATCGTCACCGTCGTCTATTTCGTGCTGCCGTTCAAAGCGCCGTCGTTGCCGTTGACCATCTTCGGTTCGGCCCTGGCGCTGTTCCTCGGCTTTCGGGTCAATTCGGCCTATGCGCGCTGGTGGGAAGGGCGCTCGCTCTGGGGGCTGATGATCAACGCATCGCGCAACCTGGCGCGTGGCGCGATCGCCTTCATCGGTCCGGAGGATGAAGGGCCGAAGCGCGACCTGAAACGGTCGATCGCGCTGCGCCATATCGCCTATGTGAATGCGCTGCGCTGCCAGTTGCGGCGGCTGGATTCGAAGGACGACGTCCACCGCTTCCTGTCGCGCGAAGAGGCGGGTGAGCCGCTCGGCCGGACCAATGTCGCCAACGGGCTGCTCGACGGCACCGGCGCCCGCATCGGCGAGGCGCAGCGGCGCGGCTGGATCGACAGCATCCAGCAGACCAGCCTCGAAAGCGTGCTGATCGATATCGCCAATGCGCAGGGCGGGATGGAGCGGATCAAGAACACGCCGCTGCCGGTGCAATATCGCTTCCTGCCGTCGCTGTTCACGCGGCTGTTCTGCATCGTCCTGCCGATCGGGCTGGTCGAGACGCTGGGCATTGCGACGCCGCTCGGCTCGGGTCTTGCCGGGCTGATGTTCCTGGCGGTGTTGCAGATCGGCGAGGATCTGGCCGATCCGTTCGCCAATACGGTGCACGACCTGCCGCTGACCGCGATGTGCCGGACGATCGAGATCGACCTGTTGCAGGCGATCGGCGATTCGGCGCCCGAACCGCTGAAACCCGAAAAGGGCGTGCTGTGGTAA
- a CDS encoding lysine--tRNA ligase, protein MIDAELRNAAMVSKAWPYEEARKLLKRYPDGKPGGAPILFETGYGPSGLPHIGTFNEVLRTTMVRRAFEELSDQPTRLIAFSDDMDGLRKVPDNVPNGDMLRGHLGKPLSEIPDPFGTHSSFAAHNNARLRAFLDQYGFEYEFASSTDYYRGGKFDEALKDVLRNMQAILDIMLPTLGAERRATYSPVLPISPTSGIVLQVPVEVLDADTGMVAFMDGDTRVEQSILSGGAKLQWKVDWAMRWVALGVDYEMAGKDLIDSVTQSSKIARVLGARPPEGFNYEMFLDEHGQKISKSKGNGLSLEQWLTYGPPESVAFYAYREPKKAKQLHLGVIPRAIDEYWQFRANYDAQPIEQKLGNPVHHIHGGPPPAETLPVTFGLLLNLVGVMGEATKPQVWGYLANYVKDASAERYPALDALIDHALAYVRDVADKPERRAPTEVERAALERLDADLAAMPADASAEDIQNAVYEIGKTAGFESLRDWFKACYETLLGTAQGPRMGSFIALYGIDNTRKLIAEALAR, encoded by the coding sequence ATGATCGACGCAGAACTTCGCAACGCAGCAATGGTTTCAAAGGCTTGGCCCTATGAAGAGGCGCGCAAGCTGTTGAAGCGCTATCCGGACGGAAAGCCGGGCGGTGCGCCGATCCTGTTCGAAACCGGCTATGGCCCGTCGGGCCTGCCGCATATCGGCACGTTCAACGAAGTGCTGCGCACGACGATGGTCCGCCGCGCGTTCGAGGAACTGTCGGACCAGCCGACCCGGCTGATCGCGTTCTCGGACGACATGGACGGCCTGCGCAAGGTGCCGGACAATGTGCCGAACGGCGACATGCTGCGCGGCCATCTCGGCAAGCCGTTGAGCGAGATTCCCGATCCGTTCGGGACGCATTCGAGTTTCGCCGCGCACAACAACGCCCGGCTGCGCGCATTCCTCGACCAGTACGGCTTCGAGTACGAGTTCGCGTCGTCGACCGATTATTATCGCGGCGGGAAGTTCGACGAGGCGCTGAAGGACGTGCTGCGCAACATGCAGGCGATCCTTGACATCATGCTGCCGACGCTGGGCGCCGAACGCCGTGCGACCTATTCGCCGGTGCTGCCGATCTCGCCGACCAGCGGCATCGTGCTGCAGGTGCCGGTCGAGGTGCTGGACGCCGATACCGGCATGGTCGCGTTCATGGACGGCGACACCCGCGTCGAACAATCGATCCTGTCGGGCGGCGCGAAGCTGCAATGGAAGGTCGACTGGGCGATGCGCTGGGTCGCCTTGGGCGTCGATTACGAGATGGCCGGCAAGGACCTGATCGATTCGGTCACCCAGTCGTCGAAGATCGCCCGCGTGCTGGGCGCCCGCCCGCCCGAGGGCTTCAACTACGAAATGTTCCTCGACGAACATGGGCAGAAGATTTCGAAGTCGAAGGGCAACGGCCTCAGCCTCGAACAATGGCTGACCTATGGCCCGCCGGAAAGCGTCGCCTTCTACGCCTATCGCGAACCGAAAAAGGCCAAGCAGCTCCATCTGGGCGTGATCCCGCGCGCGATCGACGAATATTGGCAGTTCCGCGCCAATTACGATGCGCAGCCGATCGAACAGAAGCTGGGCAACCCGGTCCATCACATCCATGGCGGCCCGCCGCCGGCGGAGACGTTGCCGGTCACCTTCGGCCTGCTGCTCAACCTCGTCGGCGTGATGGGGGAGGCGACCAAGCCGCAGGTGTGGGGCTATCTCGCCAACTATGTCAAAGATGCCAGCGCCGAGCGCTATCCGGCGCTCGACGCGCTGATCGACCATGCGCTGGCCTATGTCCGCGACGTGGCCGACAAGCCCGAACGCCGCGCCCCGACCGAGGTCGAACGCGCCGCGCTCGAACGACTCGACGCCGATCTGGCGGCGATGCCCGCCGATGCGAGTGCGGAGGATATCCAAAACGCGGTGTACGAGATCGGCAAGACCGCCGGGTTCGAGTCGCTCAGGGACTGGTTCAAGGCCTGCTACGAAACGCTGCTCGGCACGGCCCAGGGCCCGCGCATGGGCAGCTTCATCGCGCTCTACGGCATCGACAACACCCGCAAGCTGATCGCCGAGGCGCTGGCGCGCTGA